In a genomic window of Styela clava chromosome 11, kaStyClav1.hap1.2, whole genome shotgun sequence:
- the LOC120348148 gene encoding uncharacterized protein LOC120348148, with the protein MAQSPAGSYSMLDQAVEPEGGTASPQQGQVTLPPQQATTTSTPQTKPREKYKLVLYRLGVTEIVLGLLSVVLCIVTLLIASTKKTFAYHSSRNNITCYYWYTINYSMAYASHGIWCGAIVIASGILGFKVRRKPSICLYNANMAVSIVTSCFMATLCIMSAICAGDTYPREGNGGIIAVHSIMAVIGFAGMIICIIHSAYCCTGVCCRKKPQGVVVYSAHPAYSQQRMVQLANGQFIMIPAQGYAPGTSYYPGAQMPPQPGVAVPPYPQTPNSQMTKEQEAQANQNPLLHA; encoded by the coding sequence CAATCTCCAGCTGGCTCATATTCAATGCTTGATCAAGCTGTTGAACCAGAGGGTGGGACAGCAAGCCCCCAACAGGGTCAGGTTACTTTGCCACCCCAGCAGGCAACGACTACATCAACCCCTCAGACGAAGCCGAGAGAAAAATACAAACTTGTTTTGTATCGACTTGGAGTTACTGAAATTGTTCTTGGCCTTTTATCTGTAGTTTTGTGCATCGTTACATTGCTCATTGCAAGCACAAAGAAGACTTTCGCCTATCATAGCTCTAGGAATAACATAACATGTTATTACTGGTATACTATCAACTACAGCATGGCGTATGCGTCTCACGGAATATGGTGCGGTGCTATCGTAATTGCATCTGGAATTCTTGGATTCAAAGTTAGAAGAAAACCTTCAATCTGTTTATATAATGCGAATATGGCAGTCAGTATTGTAACTTCTTGCTTCATGGCTACGTTGTGTATAATGTCTGCGATATGTGCTGGAGACACTTACCCACGTGAAGGAAATGGAGGAATCATTGCCGTTCATTCTATTATGGCTGTCATTGGATTTGCCGGAATGATTATTTGTATTATTCATTCCGCATATTGTTGCACTGGTGTCTGTTGCCGCAAAAAACCACAAGGCGTGGTTGTATACTCAGCTCACCCTGCTTATTCGCAACAACGAATGGTTCAGCTTGCAAACGGCCAATTCATTATGATACCTGCTCAAGGATATGCACCGGGAACTTCATATTACCCCGGTGCACAAATGCCTCCTCAACCAGGAGTGGCCGTTCCTCCCTACCCACAGACACCAAACTCTCAAATGACAAAAGAACAAGAAGCTCAAGCAAACCAGAACCCACTCTTGCATGCATAA